A window from Gemmatimonadaceae bacterium encodes these proteins:
- a CDS encoding alkaline phosphatase family protein, with product MRFVVLTVLGLALLATPDLPRAEAMRPKIGHVFVIVLENTGYARTFGDSTEAPYLADTLARRGLLLRRYYGTAHNSLPNYIAMISGITPTPETQADCPVFSEFVATGRGRDGQPIGRGCVYPASVRTVGDQLDAKGLRWRAYMEDMGNDPRREPARCAHPIIGQVDSTSRATPADQYATKHNPFMYFHSIIDDRARCARAVVPLSLLEADLVSGIDAPRFSFIVPNLCNDGHDWTCASGEVGGLAAADAFLQRLVPSILASPAFSDDGLLIITFDEAMPPDAAACCGPRSGPNTTSAGGDGPGGGRVGAVVLSPAISGGRTSDVPYDHYSLLRTVEDIFGLAHLGYAGRADVKAIDLRR from the coding sequence ATGAGGTTTGTCGTTTTGACGGTCCTCGGGCTGGCGCTCCTGGCCACGCCGGACCTTCCGCGCGCCGAGGCAATGCGGCCGAAGATCGGGCACGTGTTCGTCATCGTTCTCGAGAACACGGGGTACGCGCGAACCTTCGGTGACAGCACGGAGGCGCCGTACCTGGCCGATACGCTTGCCCGGCGCGGCCTGCTTCTACGGCGGTATTACGGGACGGCGCACAACAGCCTGCCGAATTACATCGCGATGATCAGCGGGATCACGCCGACGCCGGAGACGCAGGCCGACTGCCCGGTGTTCAGCGAATTCGTGGCGACGGGGCGCGGGCGGGATGGGCAGCCAATCGGCCGCGGGTGCGTGTACCCGGCATCCGTGCGCACGGTGGGCGATCAGCTGGATGCGAAGGGGCTGCGCTGGCGGGCCTATATGGAAGACATGGGAAACGACCCGCGTCGCGAGCCGGCGCGGTGTGCGCACCCGATCATCGGACAGGTCGATTCCACGTCGCGCGCAACGCCCGCGGACCAGTACGCGACGAAGCACAACCCGTTCATGTATTTTCACTCGATCATCGACGATCGCGCGCGGTGTGCGCGAGCCGTGGTTCCGCTGTCGCTGCTCGAGGCGGACCTGGTCTCGGGGATCGATGCGCCGAGATTCTCGTTCATCGTGCCGAATCTCTGCAACGACGGGCATGACTGGACGTGTGCGAGCGGAGAGGTGGGCGGTCTCGCCGCGGCGGACGCGTTTCTGCAACGCCTCGTGCCGAGCATTCTGGCTTCGCCGGCGTTCAGCGATGATGGTTTGCTCATCATTACCTTCGACGAGGCGATGCCGCCGGATGCCGCGGCATGTTGCGGGCCGCGATCCGGTCCCAACACGACGTCAGCCGGCGGGGATGGTCCCGGTGGCGGTCGCGTTGGAGCAGTGGTGCTTTCTCCGGCGATCTCCGGGGGACGCACGAGCGATGTCCCCTACGATCACTACTCGCTGCTGCGGACGGTGGAGGACATTTTTGGGCTTGCGCATTTAGGGTATGCGGGTCGCGCGGACGTAAAAGCCATCGACCTGAGGCGGTGA
- a CDS encoding N-acetylmuramoyl-L-alanine amidase: protein MSLIIRGLHVDRRVHSHVLQEPLAAPRGGVMLHYDDSSDDESSLAWFRDPRCSNGYTWLVLDDARVIELADPAFRTPHAGPCLTPRANSIYYGVAAATNGIVPATSVQVNGIVELCIALFRYHHWSESDVRRRIVGHDAQAIWTLEQTRHAGIPDGKGRLLWGKLGRKVDPTGQRHDGRKILDVDEVRTAVRLQLLRDARLEVCHAAA from the coding sequence ATGTCCCTCATCATTCGAGGCCTGCACGTGGACCGGCGTGTCCACTCGCACGTCCTCCAGGAACCGCTCGCGGCACCCCGCGGCGGCGTGATGTTGCATTACGATGACTCGTCCGACGACGAGTCGTCGCTCGCCTGGTTCCGCGATCCGCGCTGCAGCAACGGCTACACCTGGCTCGTGCTCGATGATGCGCGAGTGATCGAGCTCGCCGACCCCGCGTTCCGCACGCCGCACGCGGGGCCCTGCCTCACGCCGCGCGCGAACAGCATCTACTACGGTGTCGCGGCGGCAACGAATGGCATCGTGCCGGCGACGAGCGTACAAGTGAATGGAATCGTCGAGTTGTGTATCGCTCTTTTTCGGTACCACCACTGGTCGGAGAGCGACGTGCGACGGCGGATTGTCGGTCACGATGCGCAGGCGATCTGGACGCTGGAGCAGACGCGTCATGCCGGCATTCCCGACGGCAAGGGTCGTCTGCTGTGGGGCAAGCTGGGCCGAAAGGTCGACCCGACGGGCCAGCGGCACGACGGTCGCAAGATCCTCGACGTCGACGAGGTGCGTACCGCCGTGCGGTTGCAGCTCCTCCGCGACGCCAGGCTGGAGGTGTGCCATGCTGCTGCCTAA
- a CDS encoding phosphatase PAP2 family protein: MRILTRRSLIRVTLMIVVFAASLVLDGWAYRHLVRKTIYDGDLGRMLRIAGFLPTWAIVSLALILCDLHQRDATDNRWRRWRGLLPLTSATLAGLVGEILKVLLRRERPETQAGAYVFRSWSQHPLSSGGLAFPSSHAIVAFGALAMLSHLYPRARWLWFAVAAGCAITRVLARAHFLSDVVLAGIVGSLVATALWDRWEGMMRSS, translated from the coding sequence ATGAGGATACTGACGCGGAGATCGCTGATCCGCGTCACCCTGATGATCGTGGTCTTCGCCGCGTCGCTCGTGCTGGACGGCTGGGCGTATCGTCATCTCGTGCGAAAGACAATCTACGACGGCGATCTCGGTCGCATGTTGCGCATTGCCGGCTTTCTGCCGACATGGGCGATTGTTTCGTTGGCGCTCATTCTTTGTGACCTTCATCAGCGCGACGCGACCGATAATCGATGGCGACGGTGGCGCGGTCTCTTGCCACTCACCTCCGCGACGCTCGCGGGTCTGGTGGGCGAAATACTGAAGGTGCTGCTTCGCCGTGAGCGGCCGGAGACGCAGGCGGGCGCGTACGTCTTCCGTAGCTGGTCGCAGCATCCACTGTCGAGTGGAGGATTGGCGTTTCCCAGCAGCCACGCCATCGTCGCCTTCGGCGCGCTCGCGATGCTCTCGCACCTGTACCCGCGAGCGCGGTGGCTCTGGTTCGCGGTGGCAGCGGGTTGCGCCATCACGCGCGTTCTCGCGCGCGCGCACTTCCTCAGTGATGTCGTACTGGCGGGGATTGTTGGTTCGCTCGTCGCGACAGCGCTGTGGGATCGGTGGGAAGGAATGATGCGATCATCCTGA
- the lgt gene encoding prolipoprotein diacylglyceryl transferase, with translation MVTTPFPHISPVVIQIGPLAVRWYGLMYAAGYTVGFFLARRRIRTGRTSLTTSALDSLIGYLVIGMLIGARLTYVLIYDFSEYAAHPLEIFALWRGGLSFHGAIAGMVVACALFAHRRKIALLEITDLVAVCGAPGLFFGRLGNFINAELYGRPANLPWAMVFPTDPLAVPRHPSQLYEAFGEGAVLGLFLWWIDGVARKHGVYRAGFDTSVFLIAYGVIRFLIEFTRQPDVQLGFVLGPFSMGQLLCALMIVVGLVLLTMTRRRPVAA, from the coding sequence ATGGTGACGACTCCTTTCCCACACATCTCACCCGTCGTCATTCAGATCGGGCCGCTCGCGGTGCGTTGGTATGGACTGATGTACGCGGCGGGCTATACGGTCGGCTTCTTTCTCGCGCGTCGTCGCATCCGCACGGGACGCACGTCGCTAACAACGAGCGCGCTCGATTCGCTGATCGGCTATCTGGTTATCGGCATGCTCATCGGCGCGCGACTGACCTACGTGCTGATCTACGACTTCAGCGAGTACGCCGCTCACCCGCTGGAGATCTTCGCGCTCTGGCGCGGTGGGCTTTCATTTCACGGCGCCATTGCTGGGATGGTCGTGGCCTGCGCGTTGTTCGCGCATCGGCGCAAGATCGCGTTGCTCGAAATCACCGATCTGGTCGCCGTGTGCGGCGCGCCGGGGCTCTTCTTCGGACGGTTAGGCAACTTCATCAACGCGGAGCTCTATGGCCGACCGGCGAATCTGCCATGGGCGATGGTCTTTCCAACCGATCCACTCGCCGTGCCGCGCCACCCATCGCAGCTGTATGAAGCGTTCGGCGAAGGTGCAGTGCTCGGCTTGTTCCTCTGGTGGATCGATGGCGTGGCCAGGAAGCATGGTGTGTATCGCGCCGGCTTCGACACGTCGGTCTTTCTGATCGCCTACGGAGTCATTCGCTTCCTCATCGAGTTCACCCGGCAACCCGACGTCCAACTCGGGTTCGTGCTCGGACCGTTCAGCATGGGCCAACTGCTCTGCGCGCTCATGATCGTGGTCGGCCTGGTGCTGCTCACGATGACTCGACGGCGGCCCGTCGCCGCCTAA
- a CDS encoding sigma-70 family RNA polymerase sigma factor: MTDTRSRTKSLLGLPVSPPPLNGGGVSEPLVTAQEGYARRAAREKEFVERVVIHSERLLAYARWELQSEADAEETVQDVMDQAWKIDVVAKCGGDDRRIKAYMLTAIRNRVKNEFRRRDRARALEIKVTAFQRSRTNDTVPPLEDAAERELNEARDHALEELSWRHQEAYTLVCIDDVELEVAALSLGMSVPALRVYLMEATRHVRNRLAPNYAPNAAGRRVKEDTP; this comes from the coding sequence ATGACCGACACCCGCTCGCGCACCAAGTCGCTGCTTGGGCTTCCAGTGTCCCCCCCGCCGCTGAATGGCGGGGGCGTGTCCGAGCCTCTCGTCACGGCGCAGGAGGGTTACGCCCGCAGGGCGGCACGAGAAAAGGAGTTCGTCGAACGCGTTGTGATCCACTCGGAGCGGCTTCTCGCATACGCCCGGTGGGAGTTGCAATCAGAAGCAGACGCCGAGGAAACAGTACAGGATGTGATGGACCAGGCATGGAAGATCGACGTCGTCGCGAAGTGCGGCGGTGACGATCGCCGTATAAAAGCGTACATGCTGACGGCTATTAGAAACCGCGTGAAGAACGAATTCCGTCGTCGCGATCGCGCGCGCGCGCTCGAGATCAAGGTTACCGCTTTTCAGCGTTCGAGAACGAACGACACGGTGCCGCCGTTGGAAGACGCTGCGGAGCGCGAACTCAACGAGGCGAGGGACCACGCACTCGAGGAGCTCTCCTGGCGTCACCAGGAAGCGTACACGCTCGTGTGCATAGACGACGTAGAGCTTGAGGTGGCGGCGCTATCGCTCGGGATGAGTGTCCCTGCGCTTCGCGTGTACCTCATGGAAGCCACTCGACACGTCCGGAATAGGCTCGCGCCCAACTACGCGCCTAACGCCGCTGGCCGTCGGGTGAAGGAGGACACGCCATGA
- a CDS encoding LytTR family DNA-binding domain-containing protein, translating into MTILRVVVADDERPARSFLTSLLRHYDDVEVVGEAANGAEAIELIERLHPDLALLDLQMPEVDGLGVARLVRRDRLPLIAFVTAYDEYAVRAFEMNAVDYLLKPVEAARLRQAINRAHERLERAESNPADADRVRAAASDYAAHAPTTLLRRIPVRKKEDIFLVPVDQIVSIVADGELLHLQTRANERFTITYRLKDLEARLDPAQFVRVSRGTIVGVTSIQRVTPMPGGTYTLLLDNGQLHQVSRLRSRVLREQLFRL; encoded by the coding sequence ATGACGATTCTCCGCGTCGTCGTCGCTGACGACGAGCGCCCTGCACGCTCCTTCCTGACATCGTTGTTGCGCCACTACGACGACGTCGAGGTCGTCGGCGAGGCGGCGAATGGAGCGGAAGCGATCGAGCTGATCGAACGCCTCCATCCGGACCTCGCGCTGCTCGATCTGCAGATGCCGGAAGTCGACGGCCTCGGGGTCGCGCGGCTGGTGCGCCGCGATCGCTTGCCGCTCATCGCGTTCGTCACGGCGTACGACGAATACGCGGTACGCGCCTTCGAGATGAATGCGGTTGACTACTTGCTCAAGCCGGTCGAAGCCGCTCGATTGCGCCAAGCGATCAATCGCGCCCACGAACGTCTCGAGCGAGCGGAGAGCAATCCGGCGGACGCGGATCGCGTCCGCGCGGCCGCCAGCGATTACGCCGCGCACGCGCCAACGACGCTCCTGCGCCGCATTCCCGTCCGAAAGAAGGAAGACATCTTCCTCGTTCCGGTCGATCAGATCGTGTCGATCGTCGCCGACGGCGAGCTGCTGCACTTACAAACGCGCGCCAACGAGCGTTTCACGATTACGTATCGGCTCAAGGACCTCGAAGCGCGCCTCGATCCGGCGCAGTTTGTTCGTGTGTCTCGCGGAACGATCGTGGGCGTGACGTCGATTCAGCGCGTCACACCGATGCCGGGCGGCACGTACACGCTTCTCCTCGACAATGGTCAACTGCACCAGGTGAGCCGCCTGCGTTCGCGCGTGCTCCGTGAGCAGTTGTTCCGCCTGTAG
- a CDS encoding histidine phosphatase family protein yields the protein MLKALVLLVLAAPAEDPPLTEAGEARAQALMAIARDAGVTAIITTQFARTRETALPAAEALKITPEVIRAAAGARRRAQQHRPRDRRRVRRAAADADLRQLV from the coding sequence GTGCTGAAAGCCCTGGTGTTGCTCGTGCTTGCGGCGCCGGCGGAGGATCCGCCGCTCACGGAGGCAGGTGAGGCGCGGGCGCAGGCGTTGATGGCGATCGCGCGTGACGCGGGCGTGACCGCGATCATCACGACGCAGTTCGCGCGGACGCGCGAGACTGCTCTGCCGGCAGCGGAGGCGCTCAAGATCACGCCCGAGGTCATTCGCGCGGCCGCGGGCGCTCGTCGTCGGGCACAGCAACACCGTCCCCGCGATCGTCGCCGCGTTAGGCGCGCCGCTGCCGACGCCGATCTGCGACAGCTCGTATGA
- a CDS encoding FecR domain-containing protein, which yields MKRPEDSTRDVSIGAPYDPELEAEALAKLNDPDFAEDLLIIDYLVGELSPEDRARFEDRMRSDSEFRARAESLMMVWNIPRRGAISRKPSLVTHAVAKRTWEKLKERIELEEQGIRTPTLKERRARWRRRRQIFIATIGGLLTMAVGVWLRPQWVPSPSAYVHADAPRDAESSARLPDETQVTLAPGSHLSYLDWFTPHDEREVTLNGEGTFIVARGAREAMTIRGAGVEVSASNARFTIHAYDTEPIAYVIVHEGRAEVRARTVYGTSESLTLSAGEGARVGPQLAIIRGDAPIPIHR from the coding sequence ATGAAACGGCCCGAGGATTCGACACGCGACGTCTCGATCGGGGCACCATATGACCCCGAGCTCGAGGCCGAGGCGCTCGCCAAATTGAATGACCCCGACTTCGCCGAGGACCTGCTCATCATCGACTATCTCGTTGGCGAGCTGTCTCCGGAAGATCGGGCACGCTTCGAGGATCGAATGCGCTCGGACTCGGAGTTCCGCGCCCGCGCCGAGTCGCTCATGATGGTATGGAATATTCCACGCCGCGGAGCGATCTCTCGGAAGCCGAGCCTCGTCACGCACGCGGTCGCGAAGCGCACCTGGGAGAAGCTCAAAGAGCGGATCGAGCTCGAAGAGCAAGGCATCCGCACCCCGACACTAAAGGAGAGGCGCGCGAGGTGGCGGCGCCGTCGCCAGATATTCATCGCCACGATCGGCGGTTTGCTCACTATGGCGGTCGGCGTGTGGCTTCGCCCGCAGTGGGTCCCCTCGCCGAGCGCATACGTGCACGCCGATGCGCCACGAGATGCGGAGAGTTCCGCGCGGCTGCCTGACGAGACCCAGGTGACGCTCGCCCCCGGTTCACACCTCAGCTACCTAGATTGGTTCACGCCTCACGATGAGCGCGAGGTCACTCTCAACGGCGAAGGCACATTCATCGTCGCTCGCGGCGCTCGTGAGGCGATGACGATTCGAGGTGCCGGTGTCGAAGTCAGCGCGTCCAACGCACGGTTCACGATCCACGCGTACGACACCGAGCCCATCGCCTATGTGATCGTGCACGAGGGACGCGCCGAGGTGCGGGCGCGCACCGTCTACGGTACGAGCGAGTCGCTGACGCTCAGCGCCGGCGAAGGCGCGCGCGTCGGTCCGCAGCTGGCGATCATACGCGGGGATGCTCCGATCCCAATTCACCGGTGA
- a CDS encoding TonB-dependent receptor → MFTESEVGRNHATHSTRYSTIVLVLAFVFGAALRASASALPHERPLAAGDITGTISDSTSGQPLQSAEVSVSQSGNLIVNTQTDGFGRYTVHNLGAGSYVVSARMIGFRPLARTVTVPASGGDVTNVDFHLVPAAVNLSTVRVTASVPIAVDTRTGNQVFQQNEYHGAPTNTTSQILQLSIAGAARAPTGEVHIRGQHAEYTYYVDGVPVPSGISGSLNELFDPEIVNQINFQTGGWDAEYGNKNAAIVNVTTKIPAGGFHSDLGTYLGTYGSSTAGDRGFNGQSLSMSTNTGPWGFYVSGARQFSDMRVEPVILDPSSDKIENFHNQGTDYFGFGKIQFTPSTHDALSLDLSSSRTRFQVPYDTSGNTLLDDHQTDVNSFANLGWRHQFGSTSQSQSNNADLFAGLFYRHGTLDYVPGAHDTPQFVFYPDPNQYNVAENRQFNTFGLKLDYTTHPGHDLEFKVGTQTSTTNGHEDFVTTDANGNNGPSSRSGLKGWDAGVYAQTAYSPIEQFELRTGVRYDAHNAPFAGTQSQVSPRIRLNFFPSPSTTLYAYYGRLFMPTNVEDLRAITSVAQGDTATSPTLPERDNFYELGLVQRLPAGMNFKLSAYYKDSKPGIDDNTVPGSAIVTSVNIERVKITGIESVIEYRPQGPFSAYVNAALNHAYGSGAITGGFFPVTPPSGTFDLDHDQRLSLVASGTYSFSQLYFSGTGIYGSGLTNGVDPASCDCSYGTGLFDFNRGIHVPASTIFNFSAGYSLVAGSSVVRPELYIENVFDKKYLLKGAFFSGASVGRPRNIQLRVNVGL, encoded by the coding sequence ATGTTTACTGAATCCGAAGTGGGCCGCAACCACGCCACGCATTCAACGCGTTACTCGACGATCGTGTTGGTCCTCGCATTCGTGTTCGGCGCCGCGCTCAGAGCATCTGCATCTGCACTTCCTCACGAACGACCGCTGGCCGCCGGTGACATCACCGGTACGATTAGCGACAGCACCAGCGGACAGCCATTGCAATCGGCGGAAGTGAGCGTCAGCCAGAGCGGAAACCTCATCGTCAACACTCAAACTGACGGGTTCGGCCGCTACACCGTGCACAACCTGGGCGCCGGCAGCTACGTCGTGTCGGCGCGCATGATTGGTTTTCGACCGCTCGCTCGCACCGTGACCGTGCCGGCAAGCGGCGGCGACGTCACGAACGTCGACTTCCATCTCGTGCCCGCGGCGGTGAACCTGTCCACGGTCAGGGTCACGGCCTCGGTTCCGATCGCGGTCGATACGCGTACGGGTAACCAGGTATTTCAACAGAACGAATATCACGGCGCTCCCACGAACACGACGTCGCAGATCCTGCAGCTGAGTATCGCGGGCGCGGCGCGCGCGCCGACGGGGGAAGTCCACATCCGCGGCCAACACGCCGAGTACACGTACTACGTGGACGGCGTTCCGGTCCCCTCCGGAATTTCAGGAAGTCTCAACGAGCTCTTCGACCCGGAGATCGTCAACCAGATCAACTTTCAGACGGGCGGCTGGGACGCCGAGTACGGCAACAAGAACGCGGCGATCGTGAACGTCACGACGAAGATTCCCGCCGGCGGCTTTCATAGCGATCTGGGCACGTACTTGGGAACTTACGGCTCGAGCACGGCGGGCGATCGTGGGTTCAACGGCCAATCGTTGAGCATGAGCACGAACACCGGGCCCTGGGGGTTCTATGTCTCGGGCGCTCGGCAGTTCAGCGACATGCGCGTCGAGCCGGTGATACTCGATCCATCCAGTGACAAGATTGAGAATTTTCACAACCAGGGCACCGATTATTTCGGCTTCGGCAAGATCCAGTTCACGCCAAGCACACACGACGCGTTGAGCCTGGACCTGAGCTCGTCCCGCACGCGCTTCCAGGTGCCATACGACACGAGCGGGAACACGTTGCTCGATGACCACCAGACCGACGTCAACAGCTTTGCGAACCTGGGCTGGCGACATCAGTTCGGATCGACGTCGCAAAGCCAATCAAATAACGCTGATCTCTTCGCCGGGCTCTTCTATCGTCATGGAACGCTCGACTACGTGCCGGGTGCGCACGATACGCCGCAGTTTGTCTTCTATCCCGATCCCAACCAATACAACGTGGCCGAGAATCGGCAATTCAACACGTTCGGCCTCAAGCTCGATTACACGACGCATCCAGGTCACGACCTCGAGTTCAAGGTCGGAACACAAACGTCGACGACGAATGGTCACGAGGATTTCGTCACGACCGACGCGAATGGAAACAACGGGCCCTCTTCGAGATCTGGGCTCAAAGGTTGGGACGCGGGCGTCTACGCACAAACGGCGTATTCACCCATCGAGCAGTTCGAGCTCCGCACGGGTGTGCGCTACGACGCGCACAATGCTCCCTTTGCCGGCACACAGAGCCAGGTGAGTCCACGCATTCGTCTCAACTTCTTCCCCTCGCCGTCGACGACACTGTATGCGTATTACGGCCGACTGTTCATGCCGACGAACGTCGAAGATCTGCGTGCCATTACGAGCGTAGCGCAGGGAGACACCGCGACATCACCGACCCTCCCCGAGCGTGACAACTTCTACGAGCTCGGGCTCGTTCAGCGGCTGCCGGCGGGAATGAATTTCAAGCTGTCCGCCTATTACAAAGACTCGAAGCCGGGCATTGACGACAACACCGTGCCCGGGTCGGCAATCGTGACGTCCGTGAACATTGAGCGGGTGAAGATCACGGGCATCGAGAGCGTCATCGAATACCGACCGCAGGGACCGTTTTCAGCGTATGTGAATGCCGCACTGAACCACGCATACGGTTCAGGGGCGATCACAGGCGGCTTCTTTCCCGTGACACCGCCGTCAGGGACCTTCGACCTCGATCACGATCAGCGACTATCGCTTGTTGCCAGCGGGACATACTCGTTCAGTCAACTGTACTTCAGCGGAACGGGCATTTACGGCAGCGGCCTGACGAATGGCGTCGATCCGGCCTCCTGCGACTGTAGCTACGGCACGGGCCTGTTCGACTTCAACCGTGGCATCCACGTGCCGGCGAGCACGATCTTCAATTTCAGCGCGGGATACTCGCTCGTAGCGGGGAGCTCGGTCGTCAGGCCCGAGCTCTACATCGAGAATGTCTTCGACAAGAAGTACCTGCTGAAAGGCGCGTTTTTCAGCGGTGCTTCGGTTGGCCGGCCACGCAACATCCAGCTTCGGGTGAACGTCGGCCTCTAA